A stretch of the Rhodothermales bacterium genome encodes the following:
- a CDS encoding thiolase family protein has translation MREVFVVDAVRTPIGTFGGALSSHTPVDLAAHVMGASLERSGVAGADLDLYIFGNVLRGGHGQLIPRQAAFKAGIPDHVDGFAVDMVCSSGMLALMQGATMIKAGEADLVLTGGTESMSGTGFYLSSRARWGYKFLMGNPEGLTDLLLHDGLTDPMSGEAMGVQTERLAAEKGITRDELDAVAEASHRRAHEATEAGAFRSEMAPIAYRVKRDMVTLDRDEGIRPATTLESLAALRTAFQKDGVLTAGNASQISDGASAIMLASGEAVKKYGLKPLARYMASGISAGPAWRFPEAPIPAVKKALDKAGLGIGDFDLHENNEAFAINNVLYSRMLDVDMDRLNVHGGAVALGHPIGCSGSRIVTTLIHALHRHDKARGMAAICHGTGGGTAVAIERV, from the coding sequence ATGCGCGAAGTCTTTGTTGTGGACGCGGTCCGCACGCCCATCGGCACCTTCGGCGGTGCCCTTTCGAGTCATACCCCGGTTGACCTTGCCGCCCATGTGATGGGTGCCTCGCTCGAACGTTCCGGGGTTGCCGGAGCCGACCTCGATCTGTACATCTTCGGCAATGTGCTGAGGGGAGGACACGGCCAACTCATTCCCCGTCAAGCCGCGTTCAAAGCCGGGATACCCGATCATGTGGACGGTTTTGCCGTCGACATGGTGTGTTCCTCCGGTATGCTCGCCCTCATGCAGGGCGCAACGATGATCAAGGCAGGAGAGGCCGATCTCGTCCTGACCGGCGGCACGGAGTCCATGTCCGGAACGGGGTTCTATCTGTCGTCCCGTGCCCGCTGGGGGTACAAATTCCTGATGGGCAACCCGGAAGGCCTCACAGATCTGTTGCTGCATGATGGCCTTACGGATCCCATGTCCGGAGAGGCCATGGGTGTGCAGACCGAGCGCCTGGCCGCCGAGAAAGGCATTACCCGGGACGAACTGGACGCCGTGGCGGAAGCATCGCATCGACGCGCGCATGAGGCCACGGAGGCTGGAGCCTTCCGTTCCGAAATGGCACCCATCGCGTACCGCGTCAAGCGCGACATGGTCACCCTCGACCGGGACGAAGGTATCCGTCCGGCGACGACCCTCGAATCCCTGGCGGCACTCCGCACGGCATTCCAGAAGGATGGCGTACTGACAGCCGGCAACGCGAGCCAGATTTCGGATGGCGCCAGCGCCATCATGCTGGCCAGCGGGGAGGCGGTCAAGAAGTACGGGCTCAAACCATTGGCCCGGTACATGGCGTCCGGCATTTCCGCCGGCCCCGCATGGCGATTCCCCGAAGCGCCCATCCCGGCCGTAAAGAAAGCATTGGACAAGGCGGGTCTTGGCATCGGCGATTTCGACCTGCACGAAAACAACGAAGCGTTCGCCATCAACAACGTACTGTACAGCCGGATGCTGGACGTGGACATGGACCGGTTGAACGTGCATGGCGGCGCCGTGGCCCTCGGGCACCCCATCGGATGCAGCGGGTCGCGCATTGTGACCACGCTCATCCATGCCCTTCACCGCCATGACAAGGCGCGGGGGATGGCGGCCATCTGTCATGGCACGGGCGGTGGCACGGCCGTGGCCATCGAGCGCGTGTGA
- the crcB gene encoding fluoride efflux transporter CrcB yields MTQLLYIALGGALGALGRFGVSLAVLRYAGGGFPWGTLAVNVIGSFLAGVFWAILGQTHGPQRMHALFMIGMLGAFTTFSAFSVESLRLYEDGQSLMALVNVFANNLGALAAVVAGVWVGRSLSA; encoded by the coding sequence GTGACCCAGCTGCTCTACATAGCCCTCGGGGGAGCCCTGGGTGCCTTGGGGCGATTCGGGGTTTCCCTGGCCGTCCTCCGGTATGCGGGGGGAGGCTTTCCCTGGGGCACGTTGGCGGTGAATGTCATCGGGTCGTTCCTGGCTGGCGTATTCTGGGCCATCCTGGGTCAGACACACGGACCACAGCGCATGCATGCGCTGTTCATGATCGGCATGCTCGGAGCGTTCACGACGTTTTCCGCCTTCAGTGTCGAGAGTCTGCGCCTGTATGAGGATGGCCAGTCCCTGATGGCCCTGGTCAACGTGTTTGCGAACAATCTGGGCGCATTGGCGGCGGTCGTGGCCGGCGTCTGGGTGGGACGGTCACTTTCGGCATGA
- a CDS encoding acyl-CoA reductase encodes MSTLVDVLATAALRWSDPDHPARVRAVKATLEMDNRFTEEAIIFAVNQQMSLLTPEALERWQKKLAGVATGAEHHSAQRVVGVLNPGNIPMVELQDLVAVLLAGFAWRGTVSSRSSALLPAFLDELRTVADGRVPVDAQVTTLQEVLDEAWGLMASGSDDTLAEVTSLALEAGIPASRQWMRGHRFSIAILDGGEDEEERLDLAEDALLHEGQGCRSAALIFATATQGPDEILDAFATFRGTFPAHPATSGSLKMQQAFLEALDAPHAWADGMAFLISRGEAELQQPGHIRWVPYESPDIVTAWVGEHRNALQAVYTRRERAGVWSERLSVVVEPLGTAQRPELDWNPDGRSHADFFNNLLGRV; translated from the coding sequence ATGAGTACGCTGGTCGATGTGCTGGCAACGGCGGCGTTGCGGTGGTCCGATCCGGATCATCCGGCGCGGGTCCGAGCCGTCAAGGCCACCCTGGAGATGGACAACCGGTTCACCGAGGAGGCCATCATCTTCGCCGTGAATCAGCAGATGTCCCTGCTGACACCCGAAGCCCTGGAACGATGGCAGAAAAAGCTCGCCGGGGTGGCGACCGGCGCCGAACACCATTCGGCACAGCGGGTCGTCGGGGTCTTGAACCCCGGCAACATCCCGATGGTCGAATTACAGGACCTGGTGGCCGTGTTGCTTGCGGGTTTTGCCTGGAGAGGCACCGTGTCCTCCCGTTCATCTGCGCTTTTGCCGGCATTCCTGGATGAACTCCGGACCGTTGCCGACGGCCGCGTTCCGGTGGATGCGCAGGTGACCACCCTTCAGGAGGTCCTTGACGAGGCGTGGGGCCTCATGGCCTCGGGTTCGGACGATACGTTGGCCGAGGTGACGTCCCTGGCATTGGAGGCGGGAATCCCGGCCTCGCGCCAGTGGATGCGTGGCCACCGGTTTTCGATCGCCATCCTGGATGGCGGGGAGGATGAAGAGGAACGTCTGGATCTGGCAGAGGATGCGCTCCTGCATGAAGGCCAGGGATGCCGCAGCGCAGCGCTGATCTTCGCAACGGCCACGCAGGGACCGGACGAAATCCTGGATGCGTTTGCGACGTTCCGCGGTACGTTCCCGGCGCATCCGGCAACCAGCGGATCCCTGAAAATGCAGCAGGCGTTCCTGGAAGCACTGGACGCTCCACACGCCTGGGCAGACGGAATGGCGTTCCTGATTTCCAGAGGCGAAGCCGAGTTGCAGCAGCCCGGTCACATCCGTTGGGTTCCCTACGAATCGCCGGACATCGTTACGGCATGGGTGGGCGAGCACCGGAATGCATTGCAGGCCGTCTATACCCGTCGCGAGCGAGCGGGCGTATGGAGCGAGCGTCTGAGCGTGGTGGTCGAGCCGTTGGGAACCGCCCAACGACCGGAATTGGACTGGAATCCAGACGGACGGTCCCACGCCGACTTCTTCAACAACCTTCTGGGGCGTGTTTAA
- a CDS encoding DoxX family protein, whose product MLSSRNFDLGLLVIRLGMGLGFLYYHGWGKLMGGVERWTGLGESMQRFGIDFGAPFWGFMISFAESVGALLIAVGFLTAPMSWILAIGMFVAWTGHIASGQGTPGHAFKNMVVLIGIALSGPGRYSVDAWLRDRMTRSDQANAVVGEMNS is encoded by the coding sequence ATGTTGTCTTCCCGAAATTTCGATCTTGGCCTGCTCGTCATCCGGCTCGGCATGGGCCTGGGATTCCTGTACTACCACGGATGGGGCAAGCTCATGGGCGGTGTGGAACGCTGGACCGGACTCGGCGAATCCATGCAGCGCTTCGGGATTGACTTCGGCGCACCCTTCTGGGGATTCATGATCAGTTTTGCCGAGTCCGTTGGCGCGCTCCTGATTGCCGTCGGATTCCTGACGGCACCCATGTCCTGGATCCTCGCCATCGGCATGTTCGTTGCGTGGACGGGACACATTGCATCGGGACAGGGAACGCCCGGACATGCCTTCAAGAACATGGTTGTTCTGATCGGAATCGCGCTGTCGGGCCCCGGGAGGTACTCCGTGGACGCCTGGCTACGCGACCGCATGACCCGCTCCGACCAGGCAAACGCCGTTGTAGGCGAAATGAATTCGTAA
- a CDS encoding phage holin family protein, with protein sequence MFTAYAVEMEDLHTNTDRKAEDRNGTGGDGPLTRLAHEIRSLVDDVKEWIELRLELFQLDVEDRIQAVANDILLIVLVLVLFAVAFLFLSLAAAFALGQWLGSNALGFLIVAVVFVLLGASIRRSRVDLASKVGRTLTRPGSGVTAEPSTNSPAKPTVPALSEKSEDRHGAA encoded by the coding sequence GTGTTTACGGCGTACGCAGTAGAGATGGAAGATCTGCACACAAATACCGACAGAAAGGCCGAAGACAGGAACGGCACCGGTGGAGACGGCCCGTTGACCCGTCTCGCCCATGAAATCCGGTCGCTGGTCGACGATGTCAAGGAGTGGATTGAACTCCGCCTTGAATTGTTCCAGCTGGATGTGGAGGACCGCATCCAGGCGGTGGCCAACGATATCCTGCTCATCGTACTCGTCCTGGTCCTCTTTGCCGTCGCATTCCTGTTCCTTTCGCTGGCTGCGGCGTTTGCCCTCGGGCAGTGGCTGGGATCCAATGCGCTCGGCTTCCTGATTGTCGCCGTCGTATTCGTTTTGCTTGGCGCATCCATCCGGCGGTCCCGCGTGGATCTCGCATCCAAGGTAGGCCGCACCTTGACGCGCCCCGGATCCGGAGTCACCGCCGAGCCCTCCACGAATTCCCCTGCCAAACCCACGGTACCGGCCCTGTCCGAAAAAAGCGAGGATCGCCATGGCGCAGCATAG